From Solanum lycopersicum chromosome 4, SLM_r2.1:
tgatactcagtgcttggttactggctattctgattcagactatgctggagatgttgacacaagaagatcgatgactggctatgtgtttacccttggaggatctgtcgtcagttggaaggcaactttgcaacctacagtgactttgtctactacggaagcggagtacatggccttgacagaggctgcaaaagaagggatttggttgaaagggctggttagtgatcttggtctgcatcatgatcaggctacggtgtattgtgacagtttgagcgcaatttgtctagccaaggatcaagtccatcatgagagaaccaagcatattgacgtaaggtatcattttctaagaagtgagaagagaatcaaggtgaagaaagtaggaactgctgataatcctgctgatatgttcacaaagccggttccacagagcaagtttcaacactgtttggacttgctcaacatcagaagctgttaattgccctgcggggcaactctgaggaagagggggaggcttggcactatcatagtgcgtctgaagaatctgttcggagaattcaagtcaaggtggagatttgttgaatgccttgaatcggacccgctacaaacagaaaggacgggggtctcgctgcccggtcagcgagtcggggggtccaggggggcgacgcgccccctggcctgggggtccgggggggcggagacgcccccgggccgacggtatacaatgttgttgtattgggcccttaattttctgttgattctgtatgttgggcccaagcctgttagggcgtagcttagcactatatatagacgctatgggaaaccctattctgtaattctgtttttgcctctccataataaaactgctccctctcttcccgtggacgtagccaatttgttggtgaaccacgtaaatctgttgtcttatttttcgcgtttatattttctcgtattatctcaaattccgcacaacaaataattatatatatcgaGAAATATTAGTAGCTCTGTTGGTTGACTAATTGAATTTTATCcttcattacaataaaaaatacattattgaCGTAATACATATACATCAGCTAACAATTACGGCCTTTAACTTTgaatgtgcacaagtagacacataaaattgaacaaatatacACACATTAGTCCTACATGTCACCCTGAAAATTTTGTGTCCTACGTGGCGtcttacttgttcaattttatacaaagttTAATATCTACTTGTGTAGATTCAAAGTTTGAAGACATAATTATCCTTCGAAGCCAAGTTGAGgatcatatttatgcattacGCCAAAGACATATAGTGAAAAATACATTTTCTCtatatttaacataaaaatatttagctACAATAAGCTTAATTAGTTTCATTGAAGAATAATATTAAGAGAGAGTACTCACCAAACCAATTTGAACATTTGGATATTTGAGTGCAAGTGTCAATTCATCATCCCAGACAGGGTTGCAGTTGTTCTTCTTACAACTAGTCTTCACTTTCTATAAGTCAATTACAAAACATCAGTACAAAATAACAGATATTATTTAGATTTTGACATAATGAAACACAAAAAGAaagtatttatgattttaagtttATGAATTTTGGATTTAGAACAAGATAGTATTTTGATAATATACTTCATTCCAATTTTTGTGAATATAGTTGGACACATGTGTCCTGTTAGCGTGGGTTCAATATCTGTTATTCTTTTTTtgtcttaatttatgtgatataaataGAATTTAGAGAGTCagttaaattttaatatgatttttaaatatttaaattgttaattatcgtgatttatagtacttttacataattttaaataatatatgttattccCCTTTGTCCTAATATATGTATAACATAAAGATTTTTCAAGAGTCAATCAAATATTGTTAATCATTGAGATTTACAATACTTTTTAGgtgattttcaaattaaataatgtatattactTCTTCTGTCCCATTTTATATTGATACCTATAGATTAATTTCAAAACTTAATCGaactttttatattgtttttgaaatgtttaagtttgtcaattattataatttatattactttttatataatttttaattttatatatatatatatatatatatatatatatatatatatataaaagaaacaaattaaaatgaattcgAACATGATAGATTTTCATCTCAGGTTAATCAATTTAATGATCGACTTTCtcttataatattataaattttattagacaatgaaatgttaaaaaaaagatttttttaaagaacttatgataataaatatttgtatgtctataaataatttcattaaagtaAGATGCATGGTACTAAGTTactgaatataaaaattattatatttgaatggACTAAAAAAAGGAGCGACACAATTAATTAGACAAAGAGAGTATATAAGTTAACTTTTTAGAAACTTCATtaaacataaaaacacatagTCTAAGACCAAATTGTTGGTTTTGTAACAAGTTCTAAGATATAAAATcgagattttttaaaaagataaaagttgtaaataatcaataatcatAACTAATGATAGTAATAttcttcatataaaaatataaaatctgaatcaattatattatcaaaaaatttatttcagatATGCCTTTGAAAGACGATATATTTGATCACTCAATATGATTAAACTCATAAAAAATATGCATAAAACATGTACCTGATCACCCATGGTAAGAACAACATAAGGATCACTATGAAATATATCCTTGAGTGGTAAATTGATGCCTTTGTGTACCCTAATTTTAACAAGTCCcaacatcataaaaaaaaaattgaaaatttttcaaCTTAATTGGTTTATGTGCCACAACAATATATCAATATGGCCTAAGAAAATGACTTTCATTTAttgatttattctttttatcacTTCAGAATAATTCTAGTATTTTAttagaatttcaaaaagaaaaaggaaaatgagaatTTATACCATAGGTCAAATTATTCACCTTTAAAAGAATCTCTCACTTtctactttcattttttttattaatagtttTAGCTGaattaaccttttttttaaaatttataatcgaTCACTACTTTATAACTAAATGAAattgatatgatttttttgttatttaattattaaattttattcttaattaattcCTAATGATTTTGTAATAATGTGTTCAAAGAGAATCTAATAACTTTCTAAAGTTATTCTTGAATAATGTCCTTGGCTAGGTTAGCTTTATTCCAAAGTTCACATCTTTtattaaatggaaaaaaatgaaatatgccattgaattatcataaataaattatttatatcgATCATTGTTAAAGAAATAGGTTTATCTATGCTATTgcctttaattaaatatttaattaaattaaaattaaatatgaactGATTTAAATAAAACCCGATTCACCAGTAGAATATATAGTATCCAACACGATTCAAGCATTATTCATTACTtagatatttaatataattatcaataaataataCATTTACTGACCTTGTTCCCCAATATACTATCAAATATCACACTGATCACTAGTAATATTAGGTTATTATTATGaaccacaaaataaaattaaagtaagaTCACCATAGACacaaaatattagttaaaaaatACATGTAACGCCAAAGAAACACAAAAAACTGATGATATATATAGAAgaatcacataaatatatatcttcCAAAAGGGAAGCTTCAAAATATTCTAGCACAATATATAAAAAAGCATACACATATGTATTATATGGTCACATTACATAATAGTGTTAAAAATTTAACAATGTTGCTTCAACGAAGCAAATATGATTTTATACGCCTCGCGCTCAAGGCTTTTTAGGTACTTGAGGGATTTCTAGCTTTGGCAAAGTTGGTAATTCAGGCTTAGGAATAACAGGTATCTCGAGTTTTGGCAATGCTGGAAGTTCGGGCTTTGGCAATGTTGGTAACTCGGGCTTTGGGATTTTTGGCAGTTCGGGCTTTGGCAATGTTGGTAACTCGGGCTTTGGGATTTTTGGCAGTTCGGGCTTTGGTAGAGTTGGTAGCTCAGGTTTTGGAATTACAGGGAACTCGGACTTAGGCAAAGTTGGAATTTCAGGTAAATGTGACGATTCGGGCTTAGGAAGCTCAGCCAGAGTTATTTCAAGAAGATGACGAGCGTCTGCTTGAATTACATAATCACTTGTTAAAAACAAAGTGACAaacaataacaagaagaaagaagatGGGTTGTAGCAATAAGCCATATTTGTTGAAAGGTGATAAATGCTTCATGACTAGTAATTTATGCTTTGATTAATTATGCTTTATGTTTCACTTCAAACAAGTTTatatagaatttaaaaattGGAGAATTAGGCTTTGGTAGGAAAAATTTTGTGTTAGTTCATCTTcttaacaataaatttatttatataacatattttatgtATGATATTTCTATTCAAACACATAATAAAAAGTCTTCAAGTAGGTGATCTAAATAGAGAACTTACTTTCCTTTAAAATTAGACAAagattaaattgaataaaatgacATACCATTACTAGATTATGTACAATTATAGTAAAGATAACTAATGACAATACTCATGTTATGTACCTAGTTATTGTCGTATACTATCTTGAGGCCAGACAAGAAATTcgtaaacttcaaattttaagatgTAATAACAGTGAATGAATTATACAACTTTGAAAAATTTTTGTCAATCACTTTCCAAGTAATTGATTTCTTCTGAGAATCGATGGCTTCAATCTTAGCGAACATTTCTTTTCCATCTATACATTAAAGATCAGAAAAAATACAATAGATGTTACTCCTAATTCAAATGTTAATTAAAACTCTAATATAAAATACACCTAAATATAGAAATTGATGcaagaaaataatattgtgaGAATGTGagaagaataatatattttttatcttatttttgttgcACGCATAGGCATACAAAGTAAATGGGACTTTTTCAAAATCACGATGATAATTATTtcgttattataacattattatttcAACAATATGTACATGTtcaaatacaattaaatttaataattaaagacaaaaaaatagtacaaaataaaCCTAAAGAATGTTATGATACTTtggttaattttaaaatttatcgatAACACACCTCAAATTTTCGAAGAAATTATAagagttaaattattttaaaatgtgaatataaataaataaattgattgaCTAATCCAGCAACACTTGATAATGGAATAACGATACATATTAACTTaagaattttttcttttttaaagtaCATAAAAAAACGGATgtactaaatatattatataattcttttaaatattgCATCCAACGAGAAAATCACAATATTTCTTGACATATATATGTCACTTCCAAATCATGTTTAGTTGGAttcttttattgatttaatttgacTTTTCGATTTGATAGTACAATTTTTTCGATTTGATTTAGACACCCTTATGCTTAGCCTCAATTTTATAGGGTTACTCCTAATTTGTAAAATATGGCACTATAGAACATATAATAGCATGAAACATCAAAATATTCATTGTAGGGGTCCAAGCACAAGTTTTTAATTTGCTTACTTGCTCCGCGACAAATTTTGTTGAAGTTTGATCAATATGAAGATTATGTACTAGCTTTGTCTCTCTAAGTCAATATgaggattatatatatatatatattcttcgaACATTGACATTATATAGAAGtggtgtatatatatagaaaatattccTCTAAcatgatatattatttattttacacgCTAGCTAGGACTAGccaatattttcaaatactcatcacacaagaacaaacacatagatatatatatatatatatattcttcaaacatcacattatatttatatatatatatatacactccAAACATGATATTATTTATTACATGCTAGCTAGGGCTAGccaatattttcaaatactcatcacacaagaacaaacACATAGATATACTTATGTAAAGGACCGTTGAACATCATAGATTTTCTAATTCTTGAGAAGGTGACTCTCTGTATCCTTGATCACACCAACGCAATAATGCATGAGAGCGAGGGGTTCTGGGGTATCTTCAGTTTTCTTCTCGTACACAAGTGTATATGTAATCCATTCATGTTCAGATGATGTAATAACGGTGAAGGAATTATACAAATCTAATAAATTTCCTTCAATCACATTCCAAGAGATTGAGTTCGTCTGAGGATCGATGGCTTCAATCACAGTCTTAACAAACATTTCTTTTCCATCtattcatcaaagaaaaaaaaaatagatgttactctaaattcaaatttcaaattctttattttactttcctttttttttttgcaatagaTGTTACtcaaagttcaaattttaaattccttatttttattttccctcttttattagtttcattttaataaaaatcatcTATTAATGCTCATGAAGATTAGAATGATGGCTGAAGTAATTTTCCATttaaaaatacatcaaatatttttcaaaattcttatcgtttaactcttaaaaaaaaaaaggaaaacatgacaattaaaaatagacCGAGAGAGTAATCAATACCATTAACTAACTTTTTCATGGAAAAGATTTTCATGGATAGGAGAATTACTTTCGAAATATGAAATACACCTAAATGTAGAAAATCGATGCAATAAATATTGGGAGAAAGAGAGGAGAGAAATGTGTGTTACCTTCGTAATATTTCCAGCTAGCAACCGAACCAATTTCCCCTTTTTCACCTTCATGGATCTCAAAATGCTTGACTCTACTAGGGCTTATGGTGGATAGATGTTGGGTATTAGTACGGAAAATATCATGAATTGAATGTCCTCCACACTTCACTTCCAATGAAACAATCAACTTACCTTTACGgctcatattttatttttcctagtAATAGCAATGAGTTTTCGATAGGCAAGTGGTAAGAAAATGTATAAAAGTTGTACCTTTTTATATAGATTTTAATTAATGTAAGAAGctaatcaatgaaaaatattattcaccACATGTCTATATCACATAGTGGCGgtgttaattaaattttgtataattagGTTTTAGTTTAGctataaatttattatgatatgttaccatgataattgaaatatgatgacaatacaattataaataatgaggtatatatttatttttatgcgaccgtattttaattttctttctttagtgATGGTGATCAATTGTGGTGTCAGTCTTAGCTTCTTTTCGGATcaaatcttgatttttttctaGCTTTTTCGATTGTCGAGCCCGATCGATTCAACTATTCTTATTATCTGCCTCTCACTTCGTTTCGTTCTTATTTTTATGTACCTCCGCTTGAATGAAGACACTCAATCAACCCAACCCGACTTTTCCAAGTGCCCCCACTGGTTCTTATCTTTTACGTGTCTAGATTAGTTATTCTTGTTAAAATTATCTCTTGAAGAAGCGTGAGCAGATGCCTCGACCTTTCTCAGTATTTGGATGGACAAGTATCGTATAGAAAATTGATTCTTTTTTACTAGGTTAGAAGATTCCGTACTTACAAAGATTTCATCCTAATccaaaaagaagaacaaaaccCATAAATTACACATATATAAAAACGGATCAAACCAAACCACGGTTAGTTGAATTCtttgttgatttgatttgacTTTTCAATTTGATATTACGGTTTTtcagtttgatttaattaaacATCTTTATGCCTTGCCTCAAATTCATAGGGCTACTCCTAACTTGTAATATATATTGTAATATAAAACATAGAATAG
This genomic window contains:
- the LOC138347828 gene encoding protein PELPK1-like, producing MAYCYNPSSFFLLLFVTLFLTSDYVIQADARHLLEITLAELPKPESSHLPEIPTLPKSEFPVIPKPELPTLPKPELPKIPKPELPTLPKPELPKIPKPELPTLPKPELPALPKLEIPVIPKPELPTLPKLEIPQVPKKP
- the LOC101266928 gene encoding kirola-like, which codes for MSRKGKLIVSLEVKCGGHSIHDIFRTNTQHLSTISPSRVKHFEIHEGEKGEIGSVASWKYYEDGKEMFVKTVIEAIDPQTNSISWNVIEGNLLDLYNSFTVITSSEHEWITYTLVYEKKTEDTPEPLALMHYCVGVIKDTESHLLKN